The Solibacillus isronensis genome contains a region encoding:
- a CDS encoding anti-sigma factor family protein, with protein MKTCASEFVDYMHEYLDGDISREHEQILKQHIQTCPDCQQHMHELSDTVAFIKSAAHITAPPRFEDLVISRLPKRKSSAGIKRWFRQHPVLVAAAVFLLCMSATLLGSFPNDNQFSVTKQPNLVVEGQTVTVPVGEVVKGDIVVKNGDIIVEGEVDGNITVINGNYMASTAVVTGQVEEIDEMFEWLWYKIKVGFNKAIAVLNE; from the coding sequence ATGAAAACGTGTGCATCAGAATTCGTGGATTATATGCACGAATATTTAGATGGTGATATTAGTCGTGAGCATGAACAAATATTGAAGCAGCATATACAAACATGCCCTGATTGCCAACAACATATGCATGAATTAAGTGACACGGTTGCGTTTATCAAGAGTGCAGCACATATTACTGCCCCTCCGCGCTTTGAGGATCTAGTGATAAGTCGTTTACCGAAACGCAAAAGTTCTGCTGGCATCAAACGTTGGTTCCGTCAGCATCCTGTACTTGTAGCTGCAGCAGTATTCTTATTATGTATGAGTGCCACATTGTTAGGCAGTTTTCCGAATGATAATCAATTCTCTGTGACGAAACAGCCTAATTTAGTCGTTGAAGGGCAAACGGTGACAGTGCCGGTCGGTGAAGTTGTTAAAGGTGACATCGTTGTGAAGAATGGAGATATTATTGTCGAAGGGGAAGTGGACGGCAATATTACAGTTATCAATGGCAACTACATGGCATCTACGGCAGTTGTTACAGGGCAAGTAGAGGAAATTGATGAAATGTTCGAATGGCTTTGGTACAAAATTAAAGTTGGCTTCAATAAAGCGATTGCTGTTCTTAATGAATAA
- the cdaA gene encoding diadenylate cyclase CdaA, protein MQIIEQFTDIAAVDMIFKVLDVLLVWYVVYKALTLIKGTKAVQLLKGLLIVVLAKFATYVFGLDTLDWLLQEVIDWGFLAIIIIFQPEIRRALEQIGRGKIFQRTNNQQEDEQTRLVEAMKKSVSYMAKRRIGALISIEKDTGLNEYVETGIKMDAAISSELMINIFIPNTPLHDGAVIIQKNQIAASACYLPLSESAFISKELGTRHRAALGLSEVTDAITIVVSEETGAISITANGNLHRNLTIAEFEELLRKLWFGPEQDSNLASKWTWGGKKNG, encoded by the coding sequence ATGCAAATAATTGAGCAATTTACAGACATTGCTGCTGTAGATATGATTTTTAAAGTACTGGACGTACTGCTCGTATGGTACGTAGTTTATAAAGCATTGACCCTCATTAAAGGAACGAAAGCCGTTCAATTATTGAAAGGGTTATTAATTGTGGTGTTAGCGAAATTTGCTACCTACGTTTTCGGTTTAGACACCCTTGATTGGTTACTACAAGAAGTAATTGATTGGGGTTTCTTAGCCATTATTATAATATTCCAGCCGGAAATCCGCCGAGCCCTTGAGCAGATAGGACGGGGTAAGATTTTCCAACGAACGAATAACCAGCAGGAAGATGAGCAGACACGCTTAGTCGAGGCGATGAAAAAATCTGTAAGTTATATGGCGAAACGTCGAATTGGAGCACTTATTTCAATTGAAAAAGATACAGGATTAAATGAATATGTAGAAACGGGCATCAAGATGGATGCCGCAATTTCTTCTGAATTAATGATTAATATTTTCATCCCAAATACACCGTTACATGACGGGGCCGTAATTATACAGAAAAACCAAATAGCCGCTTCGGCATGTTACTTGCCATTATCAGAAAGTGCATTTATTTCCAAAGAACTAGGTACTCGTCACCGGGCAGCACTTGGGTTAAGTGAAGTAACAGATGCAATTACAATTGTTGTATCCGAAGAAACAGGTGCGATTAGTATAACAGCTAATGGTAATTTACACCGTAATCTCACTATTGCAGAATTTGAAGAATTACTGCGTAAACTGTGGTTTGGTCCTGAACAAGATTCTAACTTAGCATCTAAGTGGACTTGGGGAGGGAAAAAGAATGGATAA
- a CDS encoding CdaR family protein — protein sequence MDKIFDSSWMLRLTALFLAVALFLYIQTEEKRETDSSTSNETDVITNVPLEVYYDSDNLFVTGLPETVDVKISGPKQIVMKTKLEKDFKLFVDLNSLLIGEHSVTIHQENFSEKLDVSIEPRIINITIEEKVTEQFRVEPEMNNRLLAENFVLNEMTAEPSKVAVTGAKSVIDNISYVKATVSGEKDVNKSFEQEAAVKVLDRDLNKLDVSINPDKVNVKVEINEYSKEVPIKINEIGEPVEGLTIDSLSPEKSNITVYGSKSVVDSLKEVVVDVDVSKIKKSGPYEFKVELPTGATKLSQEKLTVRANVSGEPVREKEKDSETKTDADSNGEDTDGN from the coding sequence ATGGATAAAATATTTGATAGCTCATGGATGCTCCGTTTAACCGCTTTGTTTTTAGCAGTGGCACTATTCTTGTATATTCAAACAGAAGAAAAACGTGAAACGGACTCGAGCACATCCAATGAAACAGATGTCATCACAAATGTGCCATTGGAAGTGTATTATGATTCTGATAACTTATTTGTGACAGGGCTCCCTGAAACGGTCGATGTGAAAATTTCAGGACCGAAACAAATTGTAATGAAAACAAAGCTTGAAAAGGATTTCAAACTTTTTGTCGATTTAAACTCATTGTTAATTGGTGAACATAGCGTTACAATACATCAAGAAAACTTTTCGGAAAAACTGGATGTATCAATTGAACCAAGAATAATTAATATAACAATTGAGGAAAAGGTTACTGAACAGTTTCGCGTAGAGCCGGAAATGAATAACCGTCTTTTAGCTGAGAACTTCGTACTGAACGAGATGACGGCAGAACCGTCAAAAGTAGCGGTAACAGGAGCGAAAAGCGTCATTGATAACATAAGTTATGTAAAGGCGACGGTTTCAGGCGAGAAAGATGTGAATAAATCATTTGAGCAGGAAGCGGCTGTAAAGGTACTCGACCGTGATCTGAATAAGCTCGATGTCAGCATTAATCCGGATAAGGTCAATGTAAAAGTAGAAATTAATGAATATAGTAAAGAAGTCCCGATTAAGATAAACGAAATTGGGGAACCAGTAGAGGGGCTTACAATTGACAGTTTATCCCCGGAAAAATCTAACATAACGGTATATGGTTCGAAATCTGTAGTGGATTCATTAAAAGAAGTTGTCGTAGACGTGGATGTTTCAAAAATAAAAAAATCCGGTCCATACGAATTTAAAGTTGAGCTTCCAACAGGGGCTACCAAGTTATCTCAAGAAAAACTAACGGTACGCGCAAATGTGAGTGGAGAGCCGGTTCGTGAAAAGGAAAAAGATAGTGAAACAAAAACAGATGCAGATTCTAATGGTGAAGATACAGATGGAAACTAA
- the glmM gene encoding phosphoglucosamine mutase, with the protein MGKYFGTDGVRGVANSELTPELAFKLGRIGGYVLTKDAKDRPKVLIGRDTRISGEMLEGALVAGLLSIGAEVMRLGVISTPGVAYLTRVMNAEAGVMISASHNPVADNGIKFFGPDGFKLTDAQEEEIERILDAEEDTLPRPVGAAVGSVTDYFEGGQKYISYLKQTVEEDFEGLHVALDCAHGATSSLATHLFADLEADISTMGASPDGLNINEGVGSTHPEKLAAFVEERGADVGLAFDGDGDRLIAVDENGTIVDGDQIMFIIGKYLHGKGRLNKGTIVSTVMSNMGFYKALEDNEMTSVQTAVGDRYVVEEMRANDYNLGGEQSGHIVFLDYNTTGDGLLTGIQLVNIMKATGKKLSELAGEMTIYPQKLVNVRVTDKHAVTQNEKVAAVIAEVEAEMAGNGRVLVRPSGTEPLVRVMVEAASEEACENYVARIADVVRTEMGLAE; encoded by the coding sequence ATGGGTAAATATTTCGGAACAGATGGCGTTCGCGGTGTCGCAAATAGTGAACTAACACCAGAGTTGGCATTTAAACTAGGCCGTATTGGCGGCTATGTGCTGACGAAGGATGCTAAAGATCGCCCGAAAGTATTAATTGGACGTGATACACGTATTTCTGGGGAAATGTTGGAAGGTGCACTTGTTGCAGGTCTTCTTTCAATTGGGGCAGAAGTTATGCGTTTAGGTGTAATTAGTACACCAGGTGTTGCGTATCTTACACGTGTTATGAATGCTGAAGCAGGTGTTATGATTTCAGCATCTCATAATCCTGTTGCAGATAACGGCATTAAATTTTTCGGTCCAGACGGCTTTAAATTAACGGATGCACAAGAAGAAGAGATTGAACGTATTCTTGATGCAGAAGAAGATACATTACCACGCCCAGTAGGTGCTGCTGTTGGTTCAGTAACAGACTACTTTGAAGGTGGACAAAAATATATTTCATACTTAAAACAAACAGTTGAAGAAGATTTTGAAGGATTACATGTGGCATTAGATTGTGCGCATGGTGCGACTTCTTCTTTAGCAACACATTTATTCGCAGATTTAGAGGCAGATATTTCAACAATGGGTGCTTCACCGGATGGACTGAACATCAATGAAGGTGTCGGTTCAACACATCCTGAAAAATTAGCTGCATTTGTCGAGGAGCGCGGCGCAGATGTTGGTTTAGCATTTGATGGAGATGGAGATCGTTTAATCGCTGTAGATGAGAACGGTACGATTGTTGACGGTGACCAGATTATGTTCATCATCGGAAAATATTTACACGGAAAAGGCCGCTTAAATAAAGGTACGATTGTTTCTACAGTTATGAGTAACATGGGCTTCTACAAAGCGCTTGAAGACAACGAAATGACAAGTGTTCAAACAGCAGTTGGAGACCGCTATGTTGTGGAAGAAATGCGTGCAAATGATTATAACTTAGGTGGCGAACAATCAGGTCACATCGTATTTTTAGATTACAATACAACAGGCGACGGTTTGCTAACAGGTATTCAGTTAGTGAATATTATGAAAGCAACAGGCAAAAAACTTTCTGAACTTGCAGGCGAAATGACGATTTACCCGCAAAAGTTAGTGAACGTGCGTGTAACAGATAAACATGCTGTAACACAAAATGAAAAGGTTGCCGCTGTCATCGCTGAAGTAGAAGCGGAAATGGCAGGCAATGGTCGTGTATTAGTACGCCCTTCAGGTACAGAGCCTTTAGTGCGCGTTATGGTAGAAGCAGCTTCTGAAGAGGCTTGCGAAAACTATGTAGCACGCATTGCAGATGTAGTACGTACAGAAATGGGTTTAGCTGAATAA
- a CDS encoding type 1 glutamine amidotransferase domain-containing protein: MAKIATLITDKFEDVEFTSPKQALEAAGHTIVTIDKEGNKSVTGKNGEATVQIDKGVAEANPQDFDALFIPGGFSPDLLRDDERVVAFAKYFMDEKKPVFAICHGPQLLITAKSLEGRDATGYKSIKVDMEYAGVKFHDEEVFVCQKQLVTSRTPDDLPAFNREIVNLLEEKGL, translated from the coding sequence TTGGCTAAAATTGCAACATTAATTACTGACAAGTTTGAAGATGTGGAGTTCACAAGTCCGAAACAGGCACTAGAGGCTGCAGGGCATACAATTGTAACAATCGATAAAGAAGGTAATAAATCGGTTACAGGTAAAAATGGCGAAGCAACAGTTCAGATTGATAAAGGGGTAGCAGAAGCAAACCCGCAGGACTTTGATGCGTTATTTATTCCAGGTGGTTTTTCACCGGATTTACTGCGTGATGATGAACGCGTTGTAGCATTTGCAAAGTATTTTATGGATGAAAAGAAACCAGTCTTTGCAATTTGCCATGGACCACAGCTGCTAATTACAGCGAAGTCATTAGAGGGACGAGATGCGACAGGTTATAAATCGATTAAAGTCGATATGGAATATGCAGGGGTAAAATTCCATGATGAAGAAGTATTTGTTTGTCAAAAACAGCTTGTAACAAGCCGTACACCGGATGATTTACCTGCATTTAACCGAGAAATTGTAAATTTATTGGAAGAGAAGGGGCTTTAA
- the glmS gene encoding glutamine--fructose-6-phosphate transaminase (isomerizing) gives MCGIVGYNGVLDAKEILLKGLEKLEYRGYDSAGIAVHNEEGVTVFKEKGRIADLRKAVDGDVEAAVGIGHTRWATHGVPNRLNAHPHTSASGRYTLVHNGVIENYHLLQKAYLKGIQMNSDTDTEVIVQLIDLFAKEGLSTLEAFRKTLSLVHGSYALALLDNEDVETIYVAKNKSPLLVGVGEDFNVIASDAMAMLQVTDQFIELHDKEVVIVRKDKVEITTLNGRIIERAPYTAQLDASDIEKGTYPHYMLKEMDEQPTVIRKIIQAYEQGEDVTVDAEILKAIAEADRLYIIAAGTSYHAGLIGKQYFEKIAGIPVEVHISSEFGYNMPLLSKKPLFIFISQSGETADSRQVLVKIKELGYKALTVTNVQGSTLSREADYTLLLHAGPEIAVASTKAYVAQVAVLAVAAYAVAKELGMELDFDLKQELAIVANGIQTIIDSKDEMEQIAEDYLKIARNAFFIGRNMDFCVSLEGALKLKEISYIQAEGFAGGELKHGTIALIEEGTPVFALATQKGVALNIRGNVKEVVARGANACIIAMEGMEEEGDRLVIPSVHELLTPLVSVVPLQLISYYAALHRRCDVDKPRNLAKSVTVE, from the coding sequence ATGTGTGGAATTGTAGGATATAACGGCGTATTGGACGCTAAAGAGATTTTATTAAAAGGTTTAGAGAAACTAGAGTACCGTGGCTATGATTCTGCAGGGATTGCTGTACACAATGAAGAAGGCGTAACAGTATTCAAAGAAAAAGGACGTATTGCAGATTTACGTAAAGCAGTTGATGGCGATGTGGAAGCAGCTGTAGGAATTGGTCATACACGTTGGGCAACTCACGGTGTACCAAACCGCTTAAATGCCCACCCTCATACAAGTGCTTCAGGCCGTTATACGCTTGTACACAACGGGGTTATCGAAAACTATCACTTATTACAAAAAGCTTATCTTAAAGGAATTCAAATGAACTCGGATACTGATACAGAAGTTATCGTACAGTTAATCGATTTATTTGCGAAAGAGGGCTTATCTACATTAGAAGCATTCCGTAAAACATTATCGTTAGTGCACGGATCTTATGCATTAGCGCTTTTAGATAATGAAGATGTGGAAACGATTTACGTTGCGAAAAACAAATCACCGTTATTAGTAGGTGTGGGTGAAGACTTCAACGTTATTGCTTCAGACGCAATGGCGATGCTGCAAGTAACTGACCAGTTTATCGAATTACATGATAAAGAAGTTGTAATCGTTCGTAAAGATAAAGTTGAAATTACAACATTAAATGGACGCATTATTGAGCGTGCACCATATACAGCACAATTAGATGCTTCTGATATCGAAAAGGGAACATACCCTCACTATATGTTAAAAGAAATGGATGAACAGCCAACTGTTATCCGCAAAATTATTCAAGCATATGAACAGGGTGAAGATGTTACGGTTGATGCAGAGATTCTAAAAGCAATTGCGGAAGCTGACCGTCTTTATATTATTGCGGCAGGTACTAGTTACCATGCAGGCTTAATCGGGAAACAGTATTTCGAGAAAATTGCTGGTATTCCAGTAGAAGTACACATCTCAAGCGAGTTTGGCTATAATATGCCGTTACTATCGAAAAAACCATTATTTATCTTCATTTCACAATCAGGTGAAACTGCGGATAGCCGTCAAGTATTAGTAAAAATCAAAGAGCTTGGCTACAAAGCGTTAACTGTAACAAACGTGCAAGGATCAACACTTTCACGTGAAGCGGATTATACATTACTATTACATGCCGGACCGGAAATTGCTGTAGCATCTACAAAAGCGTATGTTGCGCAAGTAGCTGTTTTAGCAGTAGCTGCCTATGCAGTTGCAAAAGAATTAGGAATGGAACTGGACTTTGACTTAAAACAGGAGCTGGCGATCGTTGCAAACGGCATCCAGACTATTATCGATTCTAAAGATGAAATGGAGCAGATTGCCGAAGATTATTTAAAAATCGCGCGCAATGCATTCTTCATCGGTCGTAATATGGATTTCTGTGTATCATTGGAAGGTGCATTAAAACTTAAAGAAATCTCATACATTCAGGCAGAAGGTTTTGCAGGTGGTGAGTTAAAACACGGTACAATTGCATTAATCGAAGAAGGTACACCAGTCTTCGCTTTAGCAACACAAAAAGGTGTGGCGCTTAACATTCGCGGTAACGTGAAAGAAGTAGTGGCGCGCGGTGCCAACGCATGTATTATTGCAATGGAAGGCATGGAAGAAGAGGGCGACCGTTTAGTCATTCCTTCAGTACATGAATTATTAACACCACTTGTATCTGTTGTACCATTACAATTAATCAGCTACTATGCTGCCCTTCACCGTCGTTGTGACGTTGATAAACCTCGTAACCTGGCAAAATCAGTTACGGTTGAATAG
- a CDS encoding ABC transporter permease, translating to MFLAIKEMKHAKKRFMMIGAIIMLIAWLVFILSGLGNGLSSLAAATMKNIDGDLFIYEEGSEATMMKTKVAGTIADDVEGQYGVKEAAKFGQSTVIVKSPDAKEKVDVAFLGIEPGKFIEPKVVAGKQMTADDKMGVIIDESLQEKGYEIGDTIEVTSSSIELTVVGITKGETFNHLPSVFVNLDVWQSYAFAAPGSDNGLESPVAMIALQGADIDAEKIENNFDEIETFTKSEAVMGMPGYKEESGTIYMMLAFLFIISAVIIAVFFYVFILQKTQQFGVMKAIGASNSFIKKSIISQVFVLSLISIIAGIVLTYLTALVFPEGMPFNLDFKMVILYAIVLLIVSVLGSVISARQVTKIDPLTAIGRVE from the coding sequence ATGTTTTTAGCAATTAAAGAAATGAAACACGCAAAAAAACGTTTCATGATGATTGGCGCAATTATTATGCTCATCGCATGGCTTGTTTTTATTTTATCGGGATTAGGTAATGGTTTATCGTCATTAGCTGCAGCAACGATGAAAAATATTGACGGAGATCTTTTTATTTATGAAGAAGGCTCTGAAGCAACTATGATGAAAACGAAGGTAGCAGGTACAATTGCCGATGACGTTGAAGGACAGTATGGTGTCAAAGAGGCAGCGAAGTTTGGACAATCAACTGTTATCGTGAAATCACCTGATGCGAAAGAAAAAGTAGACGTAGCATTCCTTGGAATCGAACCAGGTAAATTTATCGAGCCAAAAGTCGTAGCAGGTAAACAAATGACTGCTGATGACAAAATGGGTGTAATCATTGACGAGTCATTACAAGAAAAAGGCTACGAGATTGGCGATACAATTGAAGTAACAAGCTCAAGCATTGAATTAACTGTAGTCGGCATTACAAAAGGGGAAACGTTTAACCATTTACCAAGTGTATTTGTAAACTTAGACGTTTGGCAAAGCTATGCATTTGCAGCACCAGGATCAGATAATGGTCTAGAGAGTCCAGTAGCAATGATTGCGTTACAAGGTGCAGACATTGACGCTGAAAAGATCGAAAACAACTTTGATGAAATTGAAACATTTACAAAATCAGAAGCTGTAATGGGAATGCCGGGTTATAAAGAAGAAAGCGGTACAATCTATATGATGCTTGCCTTCTTATTCATCATTTCAGCCGTTATTATTGCGGTATTCTTCTATGTATTCATTTTACAAAAAACACAGCAGTTTGGTGTCATGAAAGCAATTGGCGCCTCAAACAGCTTTATTAAAAAATCAATTATTTCACAAGTATTTGTGTTATCACTAATCAGCATTATTGCAGGCATTGTATTAACGTACTTAACAGCTCTTGTTTTTCCAGAGGGAATGCCGTTTAACTTAGACTTTAAAATGGTTATTTTATATGCGATTGTGTTATTAATTGTATCTGTTTTAGGTTCTGTTATTTCAGCTCGCCAAGTGACAAAAATTGATCCTTTAACAGCGATTGGGAGAGTGGAATAA
- a CDS encoding ABC transporter ATP-binding protein, with protein MTGLVLKNVTKSFKEGDSTVDALKNVSLTVNPGEFIAIIGPSGSGKSTLLSIAGALLQPSTGEVLVNGTDIGKMKEKDLSAFRLTDVGFILQTSNLIPYLTVLDQLLLVRKMKGKVKAEDTKFAKTLLTELGLGDKFNKFPNELSGGERQRVAIARAFVNNSNIILADEPTASLDSKRAFEVVKQIRKEVKERNKAAVMVTHDERMLEFCDKVYRMEDGLLTLEG; from the coding sequence ATGACAGGTTTAGTACTAAAAAACGTAACGAAATCATTCAAAGAAGGGGACTCTACAGTGGATGCACTTAAAAATGTATCCCTTACAGTAAACCCGGGTGAGTTCATCGCTATTATCGGTCCATCAGGTTCAGGGAAAAGTACACTTTTATCGATTGCGGGGGCATTACTTCAGCCATCGACAGGCGAAGTACTTGTTAACGGTACAGATATCGGCAAGATGAAAGAAAAAGATTTATCGGCTTTTCGTTTAACAGATGTCGGGTTCATTTTACAAACATCAAACTTAATTCCGTATTTAACGGTGTTAGATCAGTTGCTGCTAGTGCGTAAAATGAAAGGCAAAGTAAAAGCAGAAGATACAAAATTTGCGAAAACGTTATTAACGGAGTTAGGGTTGGGCGATAAGTTCAATAAATTCCCGAATGAGCTATCTGGTGGGGAGCGTCAGCGTGTTGCGATTGCCCGTGCGTTTGTGAATAATTCAAACATCATATTAGCAGATGAACCAACGGCAAGCTTAGATTCCAAGCGTGCATTTGAAGTCGTAAAGCAAATCCGAAAAGAAGTTAAAGAACGCAACAAAGCTGCTGTCATGGTAACTCATGACGAACGTATGCTGGAGTTTTGCGATAAAGTGTATCGTATGGAAGATGGACTGTTAACTCTGGAAGGATAA
- a CDS encoding ZIP family metal transporter, with amino-acid sequence MWLLGFLWTSAGIFIGGMVAWLFKGINQKAHIIYALCTGVILGLISFEILPEAVESGGWLSTMIGFVLGMMLFKVLHSRLHFKQDKESHAKKKLYIRTGILLMLSFAIHNLPIGITLGANEQPELTKALLQTLLFHSIPEGIILFIPLILAGFNIFTVLIISLIVSIPVAMGVYIGSFLVHPLLNTIFMSFAMGMIFIVTVSEILYPALHKSSAFKILCGIFIGFGVIGYYLHFL; translated from the coding sequence ATGTGGCTACTAGGTTTTTTATGGACTTCTGCAGGCATATTCATTGGTGGCATGGTCGCTTGGCTTTTTAAAGGAATTAACCAAAAGGCACATATTATTTATGCGCTTTGTACAGGGGTAATTCTAGGTTTGATCAGTTTTGAAATACTCCCGGAAGCTGTGGAATCAGGCGGCTGGTTAAGTACAATGATTGGATTTGTTCTGGGGATGATGCTATTCAAAGTGCTACATAGTAGATTGCACTTTAAACAAGACAAAGAAAGTCACGCTAAAAAGAAACTATATATTCGAACTGGCATATTGTTAATGCTTAGTTTTGCAATTCACAATTTACCGATTGGAATAACATTAGGGGCCAATGAACAACCCGAGCTTACTAAGGCATTACTGCAAACACTTTTGTTTCATAGTATTCCCGAGGGAATAATTTTGTTTATCCCTTTAATTTTGGCTGGATTCAACATATTTACTGTTTTAATAATTTCACTTATCGTATCAATTCCAGTAGCTATGGGGGTTTATATCGGTAGCTTTCTTGTTCATCCTTTACTTAATACTATCTTCATGAGTTTTGCTATGGGGATGATTTTTATAGTTACTGTCTCAGAAATCTTATATCCGGCACTTCATAAATCTTCAGCATTCAAAATTTTATGCGGCATATTTATTGGGTTTGGAGTAATAGGATATTATCTGCATTTCCTTTAA
- a CDS encoding aminoglycoside phosphotransferase family protein, with protein MVDIKNYDTFKKIETIHKGWSDDKKYYIETVTNERLLLRICDIAEYEKKKSEYEIISSLAEKGLPVSRPVDFGVCDKGKSVYTIFVWCDGEDAEQILPNLTEAEQYSIGVKSGQILKEIHSIPAPAEQENWGTRFNRKADSKIKMYQDCNIKIAGDDKVIRYIEDNRHLLEGREQCFHHGDFHVGNMIISPQKELYVIDFNRSDYGDPWEEFNRIVWSADSSPYFATGQLNGYFNGTPPMEFFSLLAFYISSNMLSSIPWAANYSDHDLNIMKNQAKNVLEWFDGMNDPVPTWYKGELNLG; from the coding sequence ATGGTCGATATAAAAAACTACGATACATTCAAGAAAATTGAAACGATCCATAAAGGATGGTCGGACGATAAAAAGTACTATATTGAAACAGTTACAAATGAGAGACTGTTGCTTCGCATATGCGATATCGCAGAGTATGAAAAAAAGAAAAGTGAATATGAAATTATAAGTAGTTTAGCTGAAAAGGGCTTGCCTGTTTCACGGCCTGTCGATTTTGGAGTTTGTGACAAAGGCAAAAGTGTCTACACGATTTTCGTATGGTGTGACGGTGAAGACGCGGAGCAGATACTGCCTAACCTGACAGAAGCCGAACAGTATTCAATAGGAGTAAAATCAGGGCAGATACTGAAGGAAATTCACAGCATTCCTGCACCAGCAGAGCAGGAAAATTGGGGAACACGATTTAACCGTAAAGCGGACAGTAAAATTAAAATGTACCAGGACTGTAATATAAAAATAGCTGGTGACGATAAAGTTATTCGGTATATTGAAGATAACAGACACCTCCTGGAAGGAAGGGAGCAATGTTTTCATCACGGTGATTTCCATGTCGGAAATATGATTATATCCCCTCAGAAAGAGCTGTATGTAATTGACTTTAACCGCAGTGACTATGGAGACCCGTGGGAAGAGTTTAACCGGATAGTGTGGAGTGCGGATAGCAGCCCGTACTTTGCTACAGGGCAGCTTAACGGATATTTTAACGGAACACCACCGATGGAATTTTTCTCTCTACTTGCTTTTTATATTAGCAGTAATATGCTGTCATCTATTCCTTGGGCTGCAAATTACAGTGATCATGATTTAAACATAATGAAAAATCAGGCAAAAAACGTTTTGGAATGGTTTGACGGTATGAACGATCCTGTACCGACTTGGTATAAAGGAGAATTAAATTTGGGTTGA
- a CDS encoding ATPase, translated as MGKVFWIPLVASFTTMAVLYFIGYLADLNFLIFKISLSHTEIALLPIFVGAAVGIITERMIKRKAGEFE; from the coding sequence ATGGGAAAAGTATTTTGGATTCCGTTAGTTGCCTCGTTTACAACAATGGCCGTATTATATTTTATCGGTTATTTAGCTGACTTAAATTTTCTTATATTTAAAATTTCACTCTCACATACTGAAATTGCGTTACTTCCAATATTTGTTGGGGCAGCAGTAGGAATAATAACTGAACGGATGATTAAAAGGAAAGCAGGAGAATTTGAATGA
- a CDS encoding class I SAM-dependent methyltransferase — MIAYYYDQLHTWGKEDNFFMELLQVTKAKKIADLGCGTGRLTMELAKAGYEVTGIDPNEEAILRAQGKDNTQSVSWMIGDSQDLTTNAYDAVIMTANVAQVFISEESWNSVLQDVFTALKTGGHFIFDARNPQAKAWEEWQKDETVDELLDVHTGDPLLYWDEYEGLDRNVFTFYEKIKNVNTDITHEAKVQLIFRSFEEISASLKRAGFSTVKAYEDFKLQPATNQAKSFIFHCVK, encoded by the coding sequence ATGATTGCTTATTACTACGATCAGCTTCATACATGGGGGAAAGAAGACAATTTTTTCATGGAGCTTCTACAGGTAACAAAAGCTAAAAAGATTGCCGACCTGGGCTGTGGTACGGGACGGTTAACGATGGAATTGGCAAAGGCCGGTTATGAGGTAACTGGAATCGATCCAAATGAAGAAGCCATTCTTCGAGCTCAAGGCAAAGATAATACACAATCGGTTTCATGGATGATCGGCGATAGTCAGGACTTAACAACTAACGCATATGATGCCGTAATCATGACAGCGAATGTTGCGCAGGTCTTTATTTCGGAAGAGAGCTGGAATAGTGTACTACAAGATGTATTCACAGCTTTGAAGACTGGCGGGCACTTTATATTTGATGCACGGAACCCTCAAGCAAAAGCATGGGAAGAATGGCAAAAAGATGAGACGGTAGACGAACTTCTAGATGTTCATACAGGGGACCCTTTGCTGTATTGGGATGAATATGAAGGGTTAGATCGGAATGTTTTTACCTTTTATGAAAAAATTAAAAATGTTAATACGGATATTACACACGAAGCAAAGGTTCAGCTAATATTCCGTAGCTTTGAAGAAATTTCAGCCTCACTTAAAAGAGCAGGCTTTTCTACAGTGAAAGCTTATGAAGATTTCAAATTACAGCCGGCTACTAATCAGGCAAAGTCGTTTATATTTCATTGTGTGAAATGA